The Ischnura elegans unplaced genomic scaffold, ioIscEleg1.1, whole genome shotgun sequence genome includes a region encoding these proteins:
- the LOC124173620 gene encoding histone H2B, whose protein sequence is MPPKTSGKAAKKAGKAQKNISKGDKKKKRRRKESYAIYIYKVLKQVHPDTGISSKAMNIMNSFVNDIFERIAAEASRLAHYNKRSTITSREVQTAVRLLLPGELAKHAVSEGTKAVTKYTSSK, encoded by the coding sequence ATGCCACCCAAGACTAGCGGAAAGGCTGCCAAGAAGGCCGGCAAGGCCCAGAAGAACATCTCCAAGGGAGACAAGAAGAAGAAGCGCAGGAGGAAGGAGAGCtacgcaatctacatctacaaggtcTTGAAGCAGGTCCACCCTGACACCGGTATCTCCTCCAAGGCCATGAACATCATGAACTCCTTCGTCAACGACATCTTCGAGAGGATCGCCGCCGAGGCTTCCCGTCTCGCTCATTACAACAAGCGCTCCACCATCACCTCCAGGGAGGTGCAGACCGCCGTCAGGCTCCTGCTCCCCGGTGAACTGGCCAAGCACGCCGTGTCTGAGGGCACCAAGGCTGTGACCAAGTACACCAGCTCCAAGTAA